In the Rhinatrema bivittatum chromosome 6, aRhiBiv1.1, whole genome shotgun sequence genome, one interval contains:
- the CTF1 gene encoding cardiotrophin-1 isoform X4, whose translation MTEVTVERLIVVSRSALLSSTQSQEAAEKIEQIHNQALMLAANSQELLQEYLKYQGEPFGQPGIIPAQMEVPGLPSPVISQEAWLSFSNAERLRQNYVAYAVLPGFLLQVRRWQEDLNPIASELLGLLEKSAKQTLGLQSNLASLLKTLGFLVPLVSPPPAPEASSAFLQKLLGWRICQDYQDWLHRTERDFTVLAQRYPL comes from the exons TCAGTCGTTCAGCATTGTTGTCCTCTACACAGTCCCAAGAGGCTGCTGAAAAGATTGAGCAGATCCATAATCAGGCACTGATGCTAGCTGCTAATTCACAGGAGCTCCTGCAGGAATAT CTGAAGTACCAAGGAGAGCCCTTTGGGCAGCCTGGCATTATCCCCGCACAGATGGAAGTCCCGGGTCTCCCTTCTCCAGTCATCTCCCAGGAAGCCTGGCTCTCCTTCAGCAATGCTGAGCGCCTGCGGCAGAACTACGTGGCGTATGCGGTCCTGCCAGGCTTCCTGCTCCAGGTGCGGCGCTGGCAGGAGGATCTGAACCCCATTGCCTCCGAGCTGCTAGGGCTGCTGGAGAAGTCAGCCAAACAGACCCTGGGACTGCAGAGCAACCTGGCATCACTGCTGAAGACGCTTGGCTTCCTTGTGCCCCTGGTATCGCCTCCGCCCGCCCCTGAAGCCTCATCGGCATTCCTCCAGAAGCTCTTGGGCTGGAGAATCTGCCAGGATTATCAAGACTGGCTGCACCGCACGGAGAGAGACTTCACGGTGTTGGCTCAAAGATATCCCCTATGA
- the CTF1 gene encoding cardiotrophin-1 isoform X5, whose amino-acid sequence MEVLTVSRSALLSSTQSQEAAEKIEQIHNQALMLAANSQELLQEYLKYQGEPFGQPGIIPAQMEVPGLPSPVISQEAWLSFSNAERLRQNYVAYAVLPGFLLQVRRWQEDLNPIASELLGLLEKSAKQTLGLQSNLASLLKTLGFLVPLVSPPPAPEASSAFLQKLLGWRICQDYQDWLHRTERDFTVLAQRYPL is encoded by the exons TCAGTCGTTCAGCATTGTTGTCCTCTACACAGTCCCAAGAGGCTGCTGAAAAGATTGAGCAGATCCATAATCAGGCACTGATGCTAGCTGCTAATTCACAGGAGCTCCTGCAGGAATAT CTGAAGTACCAAGGAGAGCCCTTTGGGCAGCCTGGCATTATCCCCGCACAGATGGAAGTCCCGGGTCTCCCTTCTCCAGTCATCTCCCAGGAAGCCTGGCTCTCCTTCAGCAATGCTGAGCGCCTGCGGCAGAACTACGTGGCGTATGCGGTCCTGCCAGGCTTCCTGCTCCAGGTGCGGCGCTGGCAGGAGGATCTGAACCCCATTGCCTCCGAGCTGCTAGGGCTGCTGGAGAAGTCAGCCAAACAGACCCTGGGACTGCAGAGCAACCTGGCATCACTGCTGAAGACGCTTGGCTTCCTTGTGCCCCTGGTATCGCCTCCGCCCGCCCCTGAAGCCTCATCGGCATTCCTCCAGAAGCTCTTGGGCTGGAGAATCTGCCAGGATTATCAAGACTGGCTGCACCGCACGGAGAGAGACTTCACGGTGTTGGCTCAAAGATATCCCCTATGA
- the CTF1 gene encoding cardiotrophin-1 isoform X2 translates to MHQTGSKPPCTAEPGMLLVSRSALLSSTQSQEAAEKIEQIHNQALMLAANSQELLQEYLKYQGEPFGQPGIIPAQMEVPGLPSPVISQEAWLSFSNAERLRQNYVAYAVLPGFLLQVRRWQEDLNPIASELLGLLEKSAKQTLGLQSNLASLLKTLGFLVPLVSPPPAPEASSAFLQKLLGWRICQDYQDWLHRTERDFTVLAQRYPL, encoded by the exons TCAGTCGTTCAGCATTGTTGTCCTCTACACAGTCCCAAGAGGCTGCTGAAAAGATTGAGCAGATCCATAATCAGGCACTGATGCTAGCTGCTAATTCACAGGAGCTCCTGCAGGAATAT CTGAAGTACCAAGGAGAGCCCTTTGGGCAGCCTGGCATTATCCCCGCACAGATGGAAGTCCCGGGTCTCCCTTCTCCAGTCATCTCCCAGGAAGCCTGGCTCTCCTTCAGCAATGCTGAGCGCCTGCGGCAGAACTACGTGGCGTATGCGGTCCTGCCAGGCTTCCTGCTCCAGGTGCGGCGCTGGCAGGAGGATCTGAACCCCATTGCCTCCGAGCTGCTAGGGCTGCTGGAGAAGTCAGCCAAACAGACCCTGGGACTGCAGAGCAACCTGGCATCACTGCTGAAGACGCTTGGCTTCCTTGTGCCCCTGGTATCGCCTCCGCCCGCCCCTGAAGCCTCATCGGCATTCCTCCAGAAGCTCTTGGGCTGGAGAATCTGCCAGGATTATCAAGACTGGCTGCACCGCACGGAGAGAGACTTCACGGTGTTGGCTCAAAGATATCCCCTATGA
- the CTF1 gene encoding cardiotrophin-1 isoform X6, whose product MLAANSQELLQEYLKYQGEPFGQPGIIPAQMEVPGLPSPVISQEAWLSFSNAERLRQNYVAYAVLPGFLLQVRRWQEDLNPIASELLGLLEKSAKQTLGLQSNLASLLKTLGFLVPLVSPPPAPEASSAFLQKLLGWRICQDYQDWLHRTERDFTVLAQRYPL is encoded by the exons ATGCTAGCTGCTAATTCACAGGAGCTCCTGCAGGAATAT CTGAAGTACCAAGGAGAGCCCTTTGGGCAGCCTGGCATTATCCCCGCACAGATGGAAGTCCCGGGTCTCCCTTCTCCAGTCATCTCCCAGGAAGCCTGGCTCTCCTTCAGCAATGCTGAGCGCCTGCGGCAGAACTACGTGGCGTATGCGGTCCTGCCAGGCTTCCTGCTCCAGGTGCGGCGCTGGCAGGAGGATCTGAACCCCATTGCCTCCGAGCTGCTAGGGCTGCTGGAGAAGTCAGCCAAACAGACCCTGGGACTGCAGAGCAACCTGGCATCACTGCTGAAGACGCTTGGCTTCCTTGTGCCCCTGGTATCGCCTCCGCCCGCCCCTGAAGCCTCATCGGCATTCCTCCAGAAGCTCTTGGGCTGGAGAATCTGCCAGGATTATCAAGACTGGCTGCACCGCACGGAGAGAGACTTCACGGTGTTGGCTCAAAGATATCCCCTATGA
- the CTF1 gene encoding cardiotrophin-1 isoform X3 — translation MEVLTGEERKKNLPGFVSRSALLSSTQSQEAAEKIEQIHNQALMLAANSQELLQEYLKYQGEPFGQPGIIPAQMEVPGLPSPVISQEAWLSFSNAERLRQNYVAYAVLPGFLLQVRRWQEDLNPIASELLGLLEKSAKQTLGLQSNLASLLKTLGFLVPLVSPPPAPEASSAFLQKLLGWRICQDYQDWLHRTERDFTVLAQRYPL, via the exons TCAGTCGTTCAGCATTGTTGTCCTCTACACAGTCCCAAGAGGCTGCTGAAAAGATTGAGCAGATCCATAATCAGGCACTGATGCTAGCTGCTAATTCACAGGAGCTCCTGCAGGAATAT CTGAAGTACCAAGGAGAGCCCTTTGGGCAGCCTGGCATTATCCCCGCACAGATGGAAGTCCCGGGTCTCCCTTCTCCAGTCATCTCCCAGGAAGCCTGGCTCTCCTTCAGCAATGCTGAGCGCCTGCGGCAGAACTACGTGGCGTATGCGGTCCTGCCAGGCTTCCTGCTCCAGGTGCGGCGCTGGCAGGAGGATCTGAACCCCATTGCCTCCGAGCTGCTAGGGCTGCTGGAGAAGTCAGCCAAACAGACCCTGGGACTGCAGAGCAACCTGGCATCACTGCTGAAGACGCTTGGCTTCCTTGTGCCCCTGGTATCGCCTCCGCCCGCCCCTGAAGCCTCATCGGCATTCCTCCAGAAGCTCTTGGGCTGGAGAATCTGCCAGGATTATCAAGACTGGCTGCACCGCACGGAGAGAGACTTCACGGTGTTGGCTCAAAGATATCCCCTATGA